The following are from one region of the Phreatobacter oligotrophus genome:
- a CDS encoding monovalent cation/H+ antiporter complex subunit F — protein MTAATIQAIGIYVSASLLLVAVLAAAMRIVRGPGGPDRVVALDLLSLLGVAAAAMAVVISGSTAFMDIALGVALVGFLTTVAFAAFIERGSINEEEER, from the coding sequence ATGACAGCAGCAACTATCCAGGCGATCGGAATTTATGTTTCGGCAAGCCTGCTCTTGGTGGCAGTCCTAGCCGCAGCAATGAGGATCGTCAGAGGGCCAGGTGGGCCGGACAGGGTCGTGGCTTTGGACCTTCTGAGCCTTCTTGGTGTCGCGGCGGCAGCGATGGCTGTTGTGATCTCGGGTTCGACAGCATTCATGGACATAGCGCTGGGCGTTGCCCTCGTCGGCTTCCTCACGACCGTGGCCTTTGCGGCATTCATCGAGCGGGGATCCATCAACGAGGAGGAAGAGCGGTGA
- a CDS encoding Na+/H+ antiporter subunit E, with product MTVIRAWLVLAFYFFRDLVLSVKDVVVTVLNPNRPIRSAIIAIPLEVESDPGITLLANMITLTPGTTSLHVSDDGKTLFAHVMNATDETAHQIKSGFETQVRRVLT from the coding sequence GTGACGGTGATCCGCGCCTGGCTCGTTCTCGCCTTCTACTTTTTCCGCGACCTCGTTCTTTCTGTGAAGGACGTCGTCGTGACCGTCTTGAACCCTAATCGACCCATCAGGTCAGCAATCATCGCCATACCCCTCGAGGTCGAAAGCGACCCCGGGATTACCCTGCTCGCGAACATGATCACGCTGACGCCGGGAACAACGAGCCTTCACGTCAGCGACGATGGCAAGACGCTGTTCGCGCACGTGATGAACGCCACCGACGAGACGGCTCATCAGATCAAGTCGGGGTTCGAAACACAGGTGAGGAGAGTGCTGACATGA
- a CDS encoding Na+/H+ antiporter subunit D: MTPHLLLTLPVAFPLIGLALCALFWRNHKLQRAVSLLASVGLLSSSVALLFATHDGTVIATQFGSWAAPFGISFVADMFAAAMVLITGIMAVAVGVYGLALDAEERERAFFHPLYQGLLLGVTGAFLTGDIFNLYVWFEIMLISSFGLLAAGGGKEQLDAGVKYVALNLIATIFFLISVAFLYGATGTLNMADLARTLPTIENQGLVTTLGILFLLAFGAKAAVFPLFFWLPAAYHTASAPVVAIFAALLTKVGVYAIIRSFTLMFDTDAGFTGPVIAVLAGLTMVTGVLGAAAHFDTRRILSFHIISQIGYMLIGIAVATPLAIAGSVLYVIHHIVVKANLFLIAGIVDRAGGSFHLKEVGGLYRTLPWLGILFLIPALSLAGLPPLSGFWSKFTVIKASFDAGHLALAATGLVVGALTLYSMLKIWNEAFWKAAPDASVDAMRRFSADRTTRLIMVAPAVALAAITLTIGLAAEPFVDFSMRAAGQLLDKSVYIDAVTAASRPFERRP, from the coding sequence ATGACCCCCCACCTGCTGCTGACTCTACCCGTCGCCTTTCCGCTTATTGGTCTCGCCCTCTGCGCCCTGTTTTGGCGGAATCACAAGCTTCAGCGAGCGGTCAGTCTGCTGGCCAGCGTCGGCCTCCTCTCGTCATCAGTGGCGCTTCTCTTCGCCACCCATGATGGCACGGTGATCGCAACCCAGTTCGGGAGTTGGGCTGCGCCGTTCGGTATCAGTTTTGTGGCCGACATGTTTGCGGCGGCGATGGTGCTGATCACCGGGATCATGGCGGTCGCCGTGGGGGTCTACGGACTGGCTCTCGATGCAGAGGAACGCGAAAGAGCTTTTTTCCACCCGCTCTACCAGGGGCTCCTGCTCGGTGTGACCGGCGCATTCCTGACGGGCGATATCTTCAATCTGTATGTGTGGTTCGAGATCATGCTGATCTCGTCATTCGGTCTGCTGGCAGCAGGCGGCGGGAAAGAACAACTTGACGCTGGCGTCAAATACGTCGCGCTGAACCTTATCGCCACCATCTTTTTCCTGATCTCCGTTGCATTCCTGTATGGCGCAACGGGCACCCTGAACATGGCAGACCTTGCGCGGACCCTGCCAACGATCGAGAACCAGGGGCTTGTTACCACGCTCGGAATTCTCTTTCTGTTGGCATTTGGCGCTAAGGCTGCGGTCTTTCCGCTCTTCTTCTGGCTGCCGGCTGCCTATCACACCGCCTCGGCCCCGGTTGTCGCCATCTTTGCCGCCCTTCTGACGAAGGTGGGCGTGTACGCGATCATCCGTAGCTTCACACTGATGTTCGACACCGATGCTGGCTTTACCGGTCCGGTGATCGCGGTTCTTGCGGGTCTCACAATGGTGACGGGAGTGCTCGGAGCGGCCGCGCACTTCGACACGCGGCGAATACTGTCTTTCCACATCATCAGCCAGATCGGATACATGCTGATTGGAATAGCGGTCGCGACACCGTTGGCCATTGCGGGTTCTGTTCTTTACGTCATCCACCACATCGTCGTGAAGGCAAACCTCTTCCTGATCGCGGGGATCGTGGACCGGGCGGGCGGCTCTTTCCATCTAAAGGAGGTCGGGGGACTTTACCGGACCCTGCCTTGGCTTGGGATCCTCTTTCTCATTCCGGCGCTGTCTCTGGCCGGGCTCCCGCCTCTTTCCGGGTTCTGGTCGAAATTCACGGTGATCAAGGCCAGCTTCGACGCCGGCCATCTGGCGCTCGCCGCAACTGGTCTCGTTGTTGGTGCGCTGACGCTCTATTCGATGCTGAAGATCTGGAACGAGGCGTTCTGGAAGGCTGCGCCCGATGCCTCGGTTGATGCGATGAGGCGCTTTTCGGCTGATCGAACCACCCGACTGATCATGGTGGCGCCAGCAGTCGCATTGGCAGCCATTACACTGACCATCGGACTGGCGGCCGAGCCTTTCGTGGATTTCTCCATGCGTGCTGCCGGACAGCTGCTGGATAAGTCCGTCTACATCGATGCTGTGACTGCCGCATCTCGTCCCTTTGAGAGGAGGCCGTAG
- a CDS encoding NADH-quinone oxidoreductase subunit K has translation MEPIFAIAFGVMIAAAAYMVMSRNVLRVALGFLVMSNAANLAIFIAGRMGTTVPPLIASGQSSIESSANPLPQALVLTAIVISFALAAFTMVLFESAHRRLNTLDTERMREAEPIVGGSMIAPKGDITDPRRQPQVEAAR, from the coding sequence GTGGAGCCGATATTCGCCATCGCTTTCGGCGTAATGATTGCCGCTGCCGCCTACATGGTCATGTCGCGCAATGTGTTGCGCGTGGCGCTTGGCTTCCTTGTGATGAGCAATGCCGCGAACCTCGCGATCTTTATCGCGGGACGGATGGGGACGACGGTTCCGCCCCTGATCGCGTCAGGCCAGAGCTCGATTGAATCCAGCGCAAACCCGTTGCCCCAGGCCTTGGTCCTGACAGCGATCGTCATCTCCTTTGCCCTCGCTGCATTCACGATGGTGCTGTTCGAAAGTGCCCATCGGCGTCTGAACACCCTCGACACGGAACGCATGCGCGAGGCTGAGCCCATCGTCGGCGGATCGATGATCGCGCCGAAAGGCGACATCACCGACCCTCGCCGACAGCCTCAGGTGGAGGCGGCCCGATGA
- a CDS encoding MnhB domain-containing protein gives MNSLILRTSSKLVLPVALVFSIYVLLRGHNEPGGGFIGGLIAAAGITVHALPRGRDAMMKTLRLTPKAMIGVGLLLALAAGIPALMGGEPYLTHLWPFPAAGLGTALIFDVGVYLTVIGSVLTFLSFYLES, from the coding sequence ATGAACTCCCTTATTCTGCGCACATCCAGCAAGCTCGTTCTTCCCGTGGCCCTTGTGTTTTCGATTTACGTTCTGCTGCGAGGACACAACGAGCCGGGTGGCGGTTTCATCGGCGGGCTGATCGCTGCGGCCGGCATCACCGTTCATGCACTCCCGCGGGGGCGCGATGCCATGATGAAGACCCTGCGCCTCACACCGAAGGCCATGATCGGCGTGGGCCTGCTGTTGGCCTTGGCCGCAGGCATTCCGGCCCTGATGGGAGGCGAGCCCTATCTGACCCATCTCTGGCCGTTTCCGGCGGCCGGACTTGGGACCGCCTTGATCTTCGATGTCGGCGTCTATCTCACCGTGATCGGCTCGGTCCTGACGTTCCTCTCCTTCTACCTGGAGTCCTGA